The DNA region AGCCGCCACCCATCAAGGCTGCGCCTGCGGTTTCGCGTCTCAGGTGCGGCGCTTTGAAGAAGGTCGCGCAAGGAGCCATTTGAGAGTACCGGATTTCGCTGCCAATCAGAAAGGCCGAGAGAGGCCCGCTCGAAAACACGTTGGTCGGAGGTCGGAGTCTCAGGGGATAGGCGCATCTTCGGTCGTGCTGCATTACTTAATTCGCTCAAGAGTAGAATCGCGATGCGAAGCAGGCTAATAAAAGGTTGTTGATCCTCACGCGGAGGCTTGGAAATTAAAGATCATATCCAGTGGGTTATAGAGCAGGGAATCACCAGCGAGCATATCGGTGATCTCGTCGCCGGCCTGTGTGAACGGCTGATTGCGGACGGGTTTCCGATCTGGCGGGCAAGCATCCGCATGCCGTCCCTGCATCCGATGTATCGCGGCGTCGCGGCCAATTTCATGCGGGGCGGTGAGACTGTTCTCGAGAATGCGGAGCACGGCAGCGAGACCGAGCGCAACTTCGAGAAGACGCCGATATTCTATCTTCTGAACCGCGGTGAGAAGACGGGGCGGTGGAACCTGGCGAAAGGCGAGGGTCTCCACTATGGCGAGCTCTACGAATTTGCGCTTGCCGGTGGCACGGACCATGTGGTCAATCTTTTCGAGTTCCCGAAGGAAGTCGCGCTGCGCGGGCTCGGTTTCTCTCTGACGAGCGATTCTCCGGGCGGATTTTCAGATGATCAACTGGCGATTATCGATGAGCTTTTCCCAGCGCTGGGGCTTGCCGCTTACCGTGTCGCGGTTTCCAAGACCGCGACCGATATCCTCGCCGTCTATACCGGCGCCAGGACGAGCGCGCGCATCCTTGCCGGTGAAACCCGCAGGGGAATGGGCGGCTCCATCGATGCTGCCATCCTGCTTGCCGACCTCCGCAACTTCACGGCGCTGACCGAGGCCTATCAGCCGGGGGAGATCGTCGGCTTTCTCAACGAGCACTTCGAACTGATCGACCGGCACGTCGAGGAAAATTCCGGCGAGATCCTCAAGTTCATGGGCGATAGCGTGTTGGCAATCTTTCCGACGGACGCCGAGGATCCGCAAAGGGCTTGCAAGGCCGCATTGGCTTCGGCGCAGAACCTGCTGAGGGCAAACGAGGAGCTCAATCGCGAACGGACGCTGGATGGTGGCCCCGATATCGGTATTGATGTCGTCTTGCATCTCGGCGAGGTTTTTTACGGAAATGTCGGCGCCCAGGGCCGGCTGGACTTCACCGTGATCGGCAGGGCCGTCAACGAGGCGTCGCGGCTTGAAAAGCTGTGCGGAACGCTTGAGCAGCCCCTGCTGCTGTCAGAAAGCTTCGCAGCGACCTGCGCCGTGCCCTGCGACTATCTCGGCGCTTTCGATCTGCGCGGCGTTTCGAAGAGAGCCGACGTTTACAGGCTTGCCCGCGCCGCTTCTTAGGCTCGCTCAAATCT from Rhizobium sp. NLR16a includes:
- a CDS encoding adenylate/guanylate cyclase domain-containing protein: MIADGFPIWRASIRMPSLHPMYRGVAANFMRGGETVLENAEHGSETERNFEKTPIFYLLNRGEKTGRWNLAKGEGLHYGELYEFALAGGTDHVVNLFEFPKEVALRGLGFSLTSDSPGGFSDDQLAIIDELFPALGLAAYRVAVSKTATDILAVYTGARTSARILAGETRRGMGGSIDAAILLADLRNFTALTEAYQPGEIVGFLNEHFELIDRHVEENSGEILKFMGDSVLAIFPTDAEDPQRACKAALASAQNLLRANEELNRERTLDGGPDIGIDVVLHLGEVFYGNVGAQGRLDFTVIGRAVNEASRLEKLCGTLEQPLLLSESFAATCAVPCDYLGAFDLRGVSKRADVYRLARAAS